DNA from Amycolatopsis sp. DSM 110486:
GACGGTGTCCGCCCAGAACGCCTTCGCCCGCGCCTGGTCCTCGACGCCGACGACGACCTTGCCCACACCCACGATGGCCATCGTCATCCTCTCCGGCGGCTGCCCGGTTCCGTCGAAGGCTACCCGCGCCGAGCGCCGCGAACGCGTCTCGGCGAGGATGTATCACGTGGTCTCGGTGCGCAGCGTGGTCGACCGGGTGGGGCCGACGTTGCTCCACGCGCTCCAGCTGCCCGACGACTGCCCGGCGGCGGGCGACGTGGTGATCGCCGAGCCCGGCGTGCCCACGGGCATCGCGGCGGGCGACCTCGTGCTGGGCGTCGCCACGGTGGATCCGGCCGACGCGGCCGAACTGCTGCGCGTGAGCGCCGCGCAGGGCGCCGCCGCGGTCCTGCTGAAACCACCGCTGGCGGCCAAACCCACCGTGCGCCGCGCGGCGAAATCCGCCGGAATCGCGCTCATCCAGGTCCACTCGGCGACGTCGTGGGCCCAGCTCGTGTGGCTGCTGCGCACGGTCCTCGACGCGCTCGGCGACGAATCGGAGTCTCTCGAAGACGGCGGCGACCCCGGCTCAGGCGATCTGTTCCGGCTCGCCGATGCGGTGGCGTCCGTGGTCGACGCGCCCGTGACCATCGAGGACACGAACTCGCGCGTGCTCGCCTACTCCGCGCGCCAGGACCTCACCGACCCCGCGCGCGTCGCCACGATCATGGGCCGCCGGATCCCCGACGACGTGCTCGCGCGGTTCCGTTCGCGCGGCGTGTTCCGCGAGCTCTCGCGCGGGCGGCAGACGATCTTCGTGCCCGCCCAGCGCGACGGCACGCTGCCTCGGCTGATCGTGCCCATCCGGATGGGCGGCGAGCTGCTGGGGTCGATGTGGGCCGTCGTCGCGGGGCCGGTTTCCGAAGAACGCGCGGCCGCCTTCGCCGACGCGGCACCGGTGGTCGCGCTGCACCTGCTTCGGCGCCGCGCGCACACGGACGCGCAGCGCCGCGCGTCGGCCGAACTGCTGCGGGCCGTCCTCGAAGGCCACCCCGGCCAGCGGCGCGTGGTGGCCGAGCTGGACCTGTCCGACGAGCCCCACCGCGTCGTCGCGATCGAAGTGACCGGCGGCGACGGCCGCGACGCCGAGGGCCTGCGCCTGGCGCTGCTCGAACGCATCTCCCAAGGCATCGGCCGCCGCCCCGTCGCCACGGAACTCGGCGGCCTGCTCTACGCGGTCGTCCCCGACGGCGGCGCCTGGGCCGAACTGCGCGACGCACTGGCCGCTCAACCCGCCTCCCGCCGCGGCGGTGTCCCCCGCGCCGCCGCCGGCGCCCCCGTGGCCGTCTCCGCGCTGGCTACTTCTCGCACGCAGGCCGACGAAGCACTGGGCCTGCTGCGCGCCGGCTTGGTCGAGGGACGCGTCGTCGCGTACGAGGACGCCTGGACTTCGCTGGTGCTGCACCGCGCCGCCACGGGCTCGGCCACCGCGCGCGTCGCGGACCTCGGCCCGCTCGGCCTGCTGCGTGCCCACGACGAAACCACGAAAGCCGGCTACGTCGACACGCTCTACGAATGGCTCCGCCACCCCGGCGACCCCCGCGCGGCCGCCGCGGAGCTGCGCATCCACCCGAACACGTTGCGGTACCGCATGAAACGCCTGCTGGACCTCGTGCCGCTCGATCTGGATGATCCTGATGTGCGGTTGGCGTTGCTTACGCAGTTGGTGGCGTTGCGGTGGAGTTGACTTTCGAGAGGTCTTTCCTGCGAAGGGTTTCCGGCGTCAGTCGGATTCAGACGGTGCCGCGTTTGGTCTCGTTCAGGTAGGAATCGCGGGGCCGACCGCTGCTCGTCAGGCCCTGGGTACCGCACCAGTTTCCGCTGCCCGCGCGGTACGTCGAACGCCAAGACCTCCGCGGGACCGTTCGGGACAACCAATTGGCGGGTTTGGTTGTCTGGTTGTCCACAGGGAAGTCGTCTTCGGCGGAGTTGTCCACAGATTGCGCTGCAGCCGTTTTTCGAGGCCTGGTGGCGATAGGATGGAACAGGGACGTCCCCCCCCCCGGTGGAGGGTGGGGGCCTGTCTGGTGGGGCCGGGGTCTGGCGCAATGCGCTGAACCAGGCCCGACGCGTCTCGCATCGAACGCTACGACCCCGATGTGCGGCTGGCTTTGCTTATACAGCTGGCGGCTCTGCAGCGGCGTTGACTTCGTAGGAAAGGTCTTTCGCACGAAGGGTTTCCGGCGTCAGACGAACCCAGACCGTGCCGCGCTCGGCCTCGTTCAGGTAGGCCCGGAATCGCGGATCCCACCGCTGCTCGTCAGGCCCTAGGTACCGCACCAGCTTCCGCCGCCCGCGAGGCACGTCGAAAGCCACGACCGCCGCGGGACCGCTCGCGACGACCTGGCGCACCAGGCCGGTCGCGAGGTCGCAAACGTCGACCGTCAGGGCGAGCCGTGGCGAAGCGCGGACGTGGGCGGGCAGGTGGGACCACTGGCCGCTGAGGATCCAGAACGTGTGGTCCTCCCAGAGGTACCAGGTCGGGCGCACGGTGGGACCGTCAGTGGCGACGCGTGCGGTGAGCGGCTGCGCGAGGTACTCGTCGACGTCGAAGGGCGTCATGCGACCAGCAGCGTCTTGCCAAAAGTGCCGCGCGCTTCCATCGCCGCGTGCGCGTCGGCGGCCGCTGCGAGCGGAAACCGTTGCCCGATCACAGGAGTGAGGTGGCCGGACGAAGCCGCGTCGAGGGCGGACACCGTGAAGGCACGCAGCGCGGCCGCGTCGCCGAGGGAGCGGATCACCGTGACGCCGCGAACGCGAGCGTCCTCTTCGGACACTTCTGCCCACGCGCCGCTCGCGAGTCCGTACACCGCCATGCGGCCGCCGGGACGCAGCAGGGAAAACGCCGTCGTGCCGATGGAGCCGCCCACCCCGTCGAAGACCACGTCGAGCGGTCCGACCACCGAAGCCCAGTCGGCAGCCGTGTAGTCCACCGCCACGTCCGCGCCGAGTTCCCTGGCGCGCGCGAGTTTTTCAGCGCTGCCGGCCGCCGCGACGACGATGGCGCCGGCCGCCTTCGCGAGCTGCACCAGCAGGCTGCCGACGCCACCGGCGGCAGCCTCGACGAGCACGCGGTCGCCCGGCGCCACTGCCGCGGTGTGGACGAGCCCGGTGGCCGTCCGGCCGTCGGCGAGCAACGCGACCGCGGCGTCGAGCGAAAGTGCGTCGGGCACCGGGAAGACCAGGGCCGCGTCGACCACCGCGCGCTGGGCGTAGCCGCCGCTGCCGCCGGTCGACGTCACCACCCGCCGGCCCACGAGCGCCAGGTCAACGCCGTCGCCGACCTTGCTGATCACGCCGCCGACGCCGTTGCCGGGGATCATCGGCAGCTCCGCCGCGGAAGGGCCGAAGCCTGACGCCCGGAACTGCGTCTCCACGAACGTCACGTTCACGAACGCCACCTCGACCAGCACCTGACCCGGCCCCGGGACCGGGTCGGGCGCCTCCCCCGCCACCAGCACCTCGGGTCCGCCGAACTCCCTCAACCACACCGCACGCATGCACGCCCTCCTCCATGACCAGGTGCGACAGCCAACAACCTCGAGCGCGGTCGAGGTCAAGCTATTTGTGCCCGTGGAACCATGAAATGGCGAAAGAACTGTTCTGCGCGCATGATGACACCGCCGTCCGGGTGCATCACCGTGAGTGGCAGCACCTCGAACCAATCCGCCGCCAGGAGGCCGCCGTGCGTATCGCCGTTCCCCGTGAGATCAAGAAGCACGAGTACCGGGTCGCCCTGACCCCGGCCGGCGTGCACGAGCTGGTGGGGCGTGGTCACGACGTGTTCGTCGAGACCGGCGCCGGGGTGGGTTCGTCGATCAGCGACGAGGAGTACGTGGCCGCCGGCGCGAAGGTGCTCGCCACCGCCGACGAGACGTGGGCCGAGGGCGAAGTGGTGCTCAAGGTGAAGGAGCCCATCGCCGCGGAATACCCGCGGCTGCGCAAGGACCTGGTGCTGTTCACCTACCTCCACATCGCGGCCGACCGGCCCCTGACCGACGCCCTGCTGGCGGCGGGCACCACTGCGATCGCGTACGAGACGGTGCAGACGGCCACTGGCGCCCTGCCCCTGCTCGCACCGATGTCCGAGGTCGCCGGCCGGCTGGCGCCGCAGGTGGGCGCGTACTCCCTGATGAAGCCGAGCGGCGGCCGCGGCGTGCTGCCCGGCGGCATCCCCGGCGTGCACCCGGCGCGGGTCGTAGTGATCGGCGGCGGAGTCGCGGGCATCAACGCCGCCCGCGTGGCACTGGGCCTGGGCTCGGACGTCGAGATCCTGGACACGAACGTCGACCGCCTGCGCCAGATCGACAACGACTTCGGCGGCCGCATCCGCACGGTCACCTCCAACCGCCTGTCGGTCGGGGAGTCCGTGCTGGAGGCCGACCTCGTGATCGGCGCCGTGCTCGTGCCGGGTGCGAAGGCCCCGAAGCTGGTCTCCAACGACCTCGTCTCGCGCATGAAGCCGGGCTCGGTGCTGGTCGACATCGCCATCGACCAGGGCGGCTGCTTCGCCGACTCGCGCCCGACCACGCACGACGACCCGACCTACCGCGTCCACGAGTCGGTGTTCTACTGCGTCGCCAACATGCCGGGCGCGGTCCCGCGGACCTCGACCTACGGTCTCACCAACGTGACGCTGCCCTACGCCGTGCAGCTCGCCGAGCGCGGCTGGCACGCGGCCCTGAACGCCGACGCGTCGCTCGCCAAGGGCCTCAACACCCACGACGGCGCCCTCACCAACGAGCCCGTCGCCACCGCGCACGGCCTGCCGCACACGCCCCTGGCGACCGCCCTGGCGTGACCTTTCCGAACCACCTGGCGCCTCGAGGGGCCTCCGCGAACCAGCGGGGGCCCCTCGTGTTTCTTTCGGGCACCGCGCGGCGACCGAAGAGGAGCCCCTGGCCGGAGCGACGTTCGTCACGCTGCGCGTCCCGTTCAGCGGTACCCATTCGGCGATCGAAGTGCCCGTGACGAGGGGTTTCATGATCCTGAACGTGCTTCTTCACCGGTTGCGGGCTCACTCTGTGAAGAAGTAATCGATGTTCGTTGAAGACCCCGAGGAGCGAACTCGCCACTTATTACCTAAGCTGGTACTCGGCGGCCCGCTCCCAGTGACCCCCAGGCTGGTTGAGCGGGTCGCCCCTTCTTCCCCTTCCTGTTCGCACTTCGTGCTCCCCTGGACGGCGCGATGTATTGCCCGGGGGCCGAGCCCCCGGAGCCCCGCGGTGCGATCGGTGACCGACCCAGTGTGGTTGAGGTGGGCCGCGATGTGTTGCGGCACAAGCGCTTTTCTTTGCCGACCCGCGGTCGTGCGGCGGCGGCTGAAGGGGTGAAGGGACCCGTCACCCCTTCAAAGCGGAATAAAAAGTCGGTCCCCGTGCCTAGATTGAGAACGTGACCACCACTGCGACGCGTGCGCGTCAAGACCGCCCGGCTGCTGAGACGCCGGCTCCTCCCGTCGGCTGGGTCCGACGGCTCTCGGCCGCGTGCTGGGAGCACCGGGGCGTCGTCGTGCTCGCGATGGCCGCGGCGATCCTGTCCGTGGGCGTGCAGGCGGCGAGCCCGCTGCTCGTGCGCGCAGCTGTCGACGACGCGGTGGCCGGGCACACCGCGGGCCTCGGCGGCATCGCGGCCGCGCTGGTCACGCTGCAGGTGGTGGCGTTCGGCTCAGCGTTCCTGCGCCGCTACGTCGGCGGCCGGCTCGCGCTCGACGTGCAACACGACCTGCGCAACCGCGTGTTCGGCTCCGTCTCGCGGCTCGACGGCGGCAAGCAGGACGCGCTGCGCACCGGCCAGGTGGTCTCGCGGGCGATCTCCGACCTGCAGCTCGTGACCGGGCTGCTGATGCAGGTGCCGCTGTCGGCGGGGTCGGTGATCTTCGCCCTGCTCGCGCTGGGGGCGATGCTGTGGATGTCGCCGCTGCTCACGCTGATCGCGCTGGTGGTGGCGCCGGCCGTCGGCATCATCGTCACGTTGAGCCGCAAACGGCTCTTCCCGGCCACGTGGTCGGCGCAGCAGCGCGCGGCCGACGTGGCGCAGCAGGTGGAGGAGACCGTCACCGGCGTGCGCGTGGTGAAGGGCTTCGGCCAGGAGTCGCGTGAGGTCTCGCGGCTGGAACGCACGGCGCGGCGGTTGTTCGCCGAGCGGCTGCGCGCGGCCAGGCTGTCCGCGGTGCCCACGGCCACGACCACCGCGCTGCCGGCCGCCGGTCAGGTCGCGGTGCTCGCGATCGGCGGCGTCCTGGCGTTGAACGGCCAGATCAGCCTCGGCACTTTCCTCGCGTTCGCCACCTACCTCGCCACGCTGATCGGGCCCGCACGGATGCTGTCCGGCCTGGTGGTGCAGGCGCAGCTCACGCGCGCGGGCGCCGAGCGCGTGTACGAGCTCATCGACGCACAGCCCGACGTGGTGGACCGCCCCGACGCGCGGCCGCTGCCCGAGGGCCCGCTCGGCGTCGAGCTGGAAGACGTGAAGTTCGGCTACACCCGCAGCGAGCCGGTGCTCGACGGCCTCACGCTCACCGCTCGGCCCGGCGAGACGCTCGCGCTCGTCGGCACGGCGGGATCGGGCAAGTCGACGATCTCGCTCCTGCTGCCGCGGTTCTACGACGCGCACGCCGGCGTGGTCCGCATCGGCGGCCTCGACGTGCGCGATGTTCCGCTCAAACAGCTGCGGCAGGCGATCGGCGTGGTGTTCGAGGAGGCGTTCCTGTTCTCCTCGTCGGTGCGCGATAACATCGCCTACGGGCGGCCCGACGCGAGCGATGAAGAGGTGTACGCGGCGGCGCGCGCGGCCGAGGCCGACGAGTTCATCCGCGCCCTGCCCCACGGCTACGACACGGAGGTCGGCGAGCGCGGCCTCACGCTCTCGGGCGGGCAGCGCCAGCGCCTGGGCCTCGCGCGGGCGCTGATGACCGACCCACGCGTGCTGATCCTGGACGACGCGACGTCGGCGATCGACACCGTCACCGAGGCCG
Protein-coding regions in this window:
- a CDS encoding CdaR family transcriptional regulator, with amino-acid sequence MVSVRSVVDRVGPTLLHALQLPDDCPAAGDVVIAEPGVPTGIAAGDLVLGVATVDPADAAELLRVSAAQGAAAVLLKPPLAAKPTVRRAAKSAGIALIQVHSATSWAQLVWLLRTVLDALGDESESLEDGGDPGSGDLFRLADAVASVVDAPVTIEDTNSRVLAYSARQDLTDPARVATIMGRRIPDDVLARFRSRGVFRELSRGRQTIFVPAQRDGTLPRLIVPIRMGGELLGSMWAVVAGPVSEERAAAFADAAPVVALHLLRRRAHTDAQRRASAELLRAVLEGHPGQRRVVAELDLSDEPHRVVAIEVTGGDGRDAEGLRLALLERISQGIGRRPVATELGGLLYAVVPDGGAWAELRDALAAQPASRRGGVPRAAAGAPVAVSALATSRTQADEALGLLRAGLVEGRVVAYEDAWTSLVLHRAATGSATARVADLGPLGLLRAHDETTKAGYVDTLYEWLRHPGDPRAAAAELRIHPNTLRYRMKRLLDLVPLDLDDPDVRLALLTQLVALRWS
- a CDS encoding pyridoxamine 5'-phosphate oxidase family protein yields the protein MTPFDVDEYLAQPLTARVATDGPTVRPTWYLWEDHTFWILSGQWSHLPAHVRASPRLALTVDVCDLATGLVRQVVASGPAAVVAFDVPRGRRKLVRYLGPDEQRWDPRFRAYLNEAERGTVWVRLTPETLRAKDLSYEVNAAAEPPAV
- a CDS encoding zinc-binding dehydrogenase, whose protein sequence is MRAVWLREFGGPEVLVAGEAPDPVPGPGQVLVEVAFVNVTFVETQFRASGFGPSAAELPMIPGNGVGGVISKVGDGVDLALVGRRVVTSTGGSGGYAQRAVVDAALVFPVPDALSLDAAVALLADGRTATGLVHTAAVAPGDRVLVEAAAGGVGSLLVQLAKAAGAIVVAAAGSAEKLARARELGADVAVDYTAADWASVVGPLDVVFDGVGGSIGTTAFSLLRPGGRMAVYGLASGAWAEVSEEDARVRGVTVIRSLGDAAALRAFTVSALDAASSGHLTPVIGQRFPLAAAADAHAAMEARGTFGKTLLVA
- the ald gene encoding alanine dehydrogenase → MRIAVPREIKKHEYRVALTPAGVHELVGRGHDVFVETGAGVGSSISDEEYVAAGAKVLATADETWAEGEVVLKVKEPIAAEYPRLRKDLVLFTYLHIAADRPLTDALLAAGTTAIAYETVQTATGALPLLAPMSEVAGRLAPQVGAYSLMKPSGGRGVLPGGIPGVHPARVVVIGGGVAGINAARVALGLGSDVEILDTNVDRLRQIDNDFGGRIRTVTSNRLSVGESVLEADLVIGAVLVPGAKAPKLVSNDLVSRMKPGSVLVDIAIDQGGCFADSRPTTHDDPTYRVHESVFYCVANMPGAVPRTSTYGLTNVTLPYAVQLAERGWHAALNADASLAKGLNTHDGALTNEPVATAHGLPHTPLATALA